One Thermodesulfatator atlanticus DSM 21156 genomic window, ATTATCGCTGGTGTTCGCTTGGGTATCATTTGGGGACAGGCAATGCAGACGGGTTCTTATCGACGAATCTCGGAGTGGCGGAGTTTACGAGCAAGGGTTATCAGGAGCGGCTAGGGATGTATCGAGAGTTTGTGTATGGGAAGGGAGGAATTGGGAACAGGCGCGAATTAAAAGAAGCGGAGGTTTTTAGGCAGAGGATTAGATATTTTTCAGAGGGCTTGGTGTTAGGCACGGAGAAGTTTGTAAAAGAAGCGCTTGTCGAGCTAAGGGAGAAGCTTGGGCTTAAGCGTAGGCGACGGAAAGTTTCTTCGATAAATCCTCTGGTTTATTTAAAAGTTTGTTAAACATTATGGCATACTAGATCGATAGTCGAACTGCCAACTTAAGTTGGCAGTTTTTAAACTTTTGCTAACTTATTCTTGTAAAATTAATGAACACATGACAATCGGCCTGTCTTTTCAGTCTGTTTTCTAACTGAGGATACGGCGCATAGCAATTTTTCTGGTTGACTCCATTATTCACATCACAACAAATCTTTAAATCTTGTTTTGTTTAGGATTTTAGGGGATTAGAGATTGTCCTTGAAGCTACAGTTGAAAGGTCTGTTGTATGTTGTAAATTTGCCTGTCCCCGTTTTTTCCCGTTTTTTCGTTTTGTTGATCTAATTATGATTTCTTTTAATTTTGCCTGTCCCCAAAATTTCCCCAAAAATTTCCTCATGTCTGGAACACGATTTGCTTAATTATCAGGCGAAAATTGATGAAAGGAGGTGAATTGTAACAGGGGATTGATCCAAAAAAATTAAAAAAATTTTGAAAGGAGGGAATAGTTATGGCGGAAAAAGAAAAAAAAGAAGTTCATGGAACAGGTTCTCTTACGGCGGATGCCATCGAGGCCGAAGACGTACTTTCAGGGGCTGAGCCATGGGAATCCTGGGAAACAAAGCTGGTGTTAGGTTCTTTTGCGATTGCCTTTGTGATTTTGCTTATAGGTCTTTTCCTCGTGCCTACTTCCATCATTAACGCGGGAGGCTAGCAATGGAGCTTGCCACCACTATCTGGCACGATGGCAAAAACTGGGTTTTAGAGGGGGATGGTTTTAAGCTTCTGGCACCGGAGCTTGATGAGCTTGACCGTAAGGTTGCTGAGTTTATAAAAACCGACCCCCGCTTCTCTTCCAAAAACATCAGGCGTGTTTACATGCACTTTGACATGTACACCATTCCCCAATGGATGCGGCAGTACATGCAACATTATTTTTCTCGCATCATAGAAATTGAGGAGGTGAAATAATGGCGCAGGAGAAAAAAGGCTGGACTTATGGCATGCTCACCCAGGAAGACTGGTGGGCGGTCTGGATTGGCGGCTTTTTCATGATTTTGGGCCTTATGAGTGTCTGGGGGATTGATCTTGTTGGCTGGATTACCTACCCCAAAAAGTGGGTTTTCAGCATGCCAGAAGGGGCTGTACCCAAGAAGATAGTCCCCTGGTATAAGGCCTTTTATCCCCTTGGTGCCAAGTACAGTTTAACGGCAAAAAGTTTTTGGAAATCTATCGGTCCTATTGGCGGTATTTTGATGACTTATGCTGCTTTTACTCCTCCCCTTTGTATTGGTGCCTATTTCATGCGCTGGAACGTAAAAAGGTTTTTCACTGGCTGGACCATTATCTTTTTCTTGACCTATCTCTGCTGGTTCATCGGGCACCATGCCTTTTTTGCCGCCACCGTGGTTGATCTCAAAAAGAGCCATTTCCCTGATATGTTTACCCTCTCTCTTGGGGGAGGCGCATCCTTTATCCTGGCTCTTGTTGTAGGGCTAATCATTGGTAACTTTTT contains:
- a CDS encoding DUF5395 family protein; the encoded protein is MELATTIWHDGKNWVLEGDGFKLLAPELDELDRKVAEFIKTDPRFSSKNIRRVYMHFDMYTIPQWMRQYMQHYFSRIIEIEEVK